A region of Thermodesulfobacteriota bacterium DNA encodes the following proteins:
- a CDS encoding ABC transporter ATP-binding protein — protein MSKKKTLFSLLIKYRYSVVAGLFALTIVDLCQLSIPLIIERVVDTLTLKDSGIDDITRYALYLLGLAVIMSICRFFWRYFLMGAARRIEQSLRNEFFSHLQRLSFDFFSRRKTGDLMAHTVNDIETIRMACGLGIIIAYDGVLLLVFIIATMFYVSPTLTLYAFIPFPILAFVILKFGKMIEERFERVQASFSDLTESARESFTGIKVIKAFVRENEEAKDFESSSTDYLSKNLHLIKVWGVYQPLITFIGGCAIAIFLWAGGRSTIATDITLGDFAAILAYLTMLGWPMMAMGWAVDVIKRGNASIKRINEILLIEPRTEEYSNAIEHKVDGNIDFSNLSFSYNGKKALNGVTLSIPKGTAFGITGGTASGKTTLFQLLLRVLDIPEGRIFVDGIDVKDIKKKSLREGIIYLPQETTVFSGTIRDNISFMNTELSEEQIIEAAKLSQIYDEIMEFPNRFDTVVGERGLSLSGGQRQRVALARAILLNPRVLILDDVLCSLDLKTEKQVLENLRNIMRGKTLVVVSSRVPSISGFDRIAVFEKGRVIEIGNHEELMEKDGIYARLYNVQTFN, from the coding sequence TCATAGAAAGGGTTGTTGACACCCTGACCCTCAAGGATTCGGGCATTGATGATATCACCAGATACGCCCTCTACCTGTTGGGACTGGCCGTAATAATGTCCATCTGCCGGTTTTTCTGGAGATATTTCCTGATGGGCGCCGCCCGGAGGATAGAACAGTCGCTCCGAAATGAGTTCTTTTCCCACCTCCAAAGGCTTTCATTTGACTTCTTCTCCAGGAGAAAAACCGGAGACCTCATGGCGCACACGGTAAACGATATCGAGACCATAAGGATGGCCTGCGGGCTGGGGATAATCATCGCCTACGACGGGGTGCTCCTCCTGGTCTTTATCATTGCCACCATGTTCTATGTATCGCCAACTCTGACGCTATACGCCTTCATTCCCTTCCCCATTCTGGCTTTCGTAATATTAAAATTTGGCAAGATGATAGAAGAGCGGTTTGAGAGGGTGCAGGCCTCGTTCTCCGACCTGACCGAGAGCGCCAGGGAATCATTTACCGGCATAAAGGTGATAAAGGCATTCGTCCGGGAGAACGAAGAAGCCAAGGACTTCGAGTCTTCGAGCACAGATTATTTAAGCAAGAATCTACATCTCATAAAGGTCTGGGGGGTGTATCAGCCGCTTATCACCTTCATCGGTGGTTGCGCCATAGCCATATTCTTATGGGCCGGTGGAAGAAGCACTATAGCTACGGACATTACCCTTGGCGACTTTGCCGCCATCCTGGCCTATCTAACCATGCTCGGCTGGCCCATGATGGCCATGGGCTGGGCCGTCGACGTGATCAAGCGAGGAAACGCCTCGATAAAGCGTATAAATGAGATACTGCTCATAGAGCCCAGGACTGAGGAATATTCTAACGCCATCGAACATAAGGTGGACGGCAACATCGATTTCAGTAACTTGAGTTTCTCCTATAACGGCAAAAAGGCTTTGAATGGGGTTACCTTATCCATACCCAAGGGGACTGCATTCGGAATTACCGGTGGGACAGCCTCCGGCAAAACCACCCTATTTCAGCTTCTGCTGAGGGTATTGGACATACCGGAGGGACGAATATTCGTTGACGGGATCGACGTCAAGGATATTAAAAAGAAGAGTTTGAGAGAGGGAATTATCTATCTGCCCCAGGAAACCACGGTATTCAGCGGGACTATCAGGGATAACATTTCGTTCATGAATACCGAACTATCGGAAGAGCAAATTATAGAGGCGGCTAAGCTTTCCCAAATCTATGACGAGATAATGGAATTCCCAAACAGGTTTGACACGGTAGTCGGAGAGAGGGGACTAAGTCTTTCCGGGGGGCAGAGGCAGAGGGTAGCACTGGCTAGAGCCATCCTCCTAAACCCCCGGGTGCTAATACTGGATGATGTTCTTTGCTCTCTTGACCTGAAAACGGAGAAGCAGGTGCTCGAAAACCTGAGAAACATAATGAGAGGGAAAACACTGGTGGTGGTATCAAGCCGGGTCCCGTCGATAAGCGGTTTTGACCGGATTGCCGTCTTCGAAAAAGGCAGGGTGATAGAAATCGGGAATCATGAAGAACTCATG